A stretch of Pseudophryne corroboree isolate aPseCor3 chromosome 9, aPseCor3.hap2, whole genome shotgun sequence DNA encodes these proteins:
- the LOC134958748 gene encoding paraneoplastic antigen Ma1 homolog — MEKFTGENISAWCQRKKKNPKKCLSVGGNFLEFSDEEIVERLARLYGIIRPRIVDKWMGGLGRVVAVLIETDNELETDVISLIVVANEEMGRRWNVMWPNIWGDEEAATSVHISVPHLDNPNRGERNSGGEGGDVQYTGANATGGQFEVIMDRVVTQLERWHYEGSYRRLRIFSGILPVPSGEETYEAWKEAAVQQVEEWQCPDKIKRQRVVESLRGPAMGIIQAARRSNPNATLETFFEALDYAYGTLEDVGDLTSRLHHTFQELTEKLSAFLIRLDKLLYKIVDKGGIVREDVDRSRMKQLLRGALTTDPVAQKLRCSGIKEPFSTFNELLKEVKQEEVLIEMRKKTVKKVKVIQPVVESNAFEEKILKLMDEQNKKIDKFIAAQTASTSPQISNESSPVRGLSRGSNNFNRGCFRCGRTGHRAFECHLNRNWNRNTDRASGGNQNTEGSGSGNGRGRSVGPSQAP; from the coding sequence ATGGAAAAGTTTACTGGGGaaaatattagtgcttggtgtcaaCGGAAGAAAAAAAATCCCAAGAAATGTTTAAGTGTGGGAGGGAATTTTTTGGAATTCTCTGATGAGGAGATAGTGGAAAGGTTAGCCAGGTTATATGGAATAATTAGGCCAAGGATTGTAGATAAATGGATGGGAGGATTGGGAAGAGTAGTGGCAGTACTGATAGAAACAGATAATGAATTGGAGACTGATGTAATATCATTGATAGTAGTAGCCAATGAAGAGATGGGTAGGAGGTGGAATGTGATGTGGCCTAACATATGGGGGGATGAAGAAGCAGCAACTAGTGTACATATATCAGTGCCCCATCTAGACAACCCTAATAGAGGTGAGAGGAATAGTGGTGGTGAAGGGGGTGACGTTCAGTATACTGGTGCAAATGCCACCGGTGGACAGTTTGAGGTCATAATGGATAGAGTGGTCACTCAGTTAGAGAGGTGGCATTATGAAGGGAGTTATAGGCGGTTACGGATCTTTTCCGGGATTCTACCTGTACCATCAGGAGAGGAGACATATGAGGCCTGGAAAGAAGCGGCGGTACAGCAAGTAGAAGAATGGCAGTGCCCAGATAAGATAAAGAGACAGAGGGTAGTAGAAAGCTTGAGAGGGCCGGCTATGGGAATTATACAAGCTGCTAGACGTAGTAATCCTAATGCTACTTTAGAAACATTCTTTGAGGCATTAGATTATGCATATGGCACCCTTGAGGACGTGGGAGATCTCACCTCTAGGTTACACCACACGTTCCAGGAACTGACGGAAAAGCTAAGTGCATTCTTGATTAGGTTAGACAAGCTACTATATAAGATAGTGGATAAAGGAGGTATAGTAAGGGAGGATGTGGACAGAAGCCGGATGAAACAGTTACTGCGGGGTGCCTTGACCACCGACCCAGTAGCTCAGAAATTAAGATGTTCAGGAATTAAAGAACCTTTTTCTACCTTTAACGAGCTGTTAAAAGAAGTCAAACAAGAAGAGGTATTAATAGAAATGAGAAAGAAAACGGTAAAAAAGGTCAAGGTAATACAACCGGTAGTGGAAAGCAATGCATTTGAAGAAAAAATATTAAAGCTGATGGACGAACAAAATAAGAAAATTGACAAATTCATTGCAGCACAGACTGCGAGTACTTCTCCGCAAATATCCAACGAAAGCAGCCCCGTAAGAGGATTAAGTAGAGGGAGTAACAACTTTAATAGAGGATGTTTTAGATGTGGGAGAACAGGACATCGGGCCTTTGAATGTCACTTGAATAGAAATTGGAATCGGAACACTGACCGTGCTTCAGGCGGTAATCAGAATACGGAAGGTTCGGGGTCGGGAAACGGACGGGGGCGGTCTGTGGGCCCCTCACAGGCCCCCTAA